A genomic stretch from bacterium includes:
- a CDS encoding glycosyltransferase, with protein MEIRVDQFISSFYPKFAEGAVFNDILETQKTLRNAGYISDIFTIDPEKDSGARFYSKYNYRSKNDIVIYQYGEGSILTDFIIKLKAKKILRYHSVTPPKFLKETPKSLLDTIGGNKDAKFLISEMNSSFATSEYTKTELENFGFKNIQILPVFIDFNKYKKTSKAAVSKTTKNLIFVGRLVPNKKHEDIIKTFYYYHKINPKSNLFLVGECKSCPRYVNFLKKLIKELDLNKNVCLTGQITFEELVNFYGVSDIFICMSEHEGFCVPLLEAMYFTLPIIAYNSTAIPYTLGNAGVLVNKKNYAEIAELIDIILTDKKLYSQIVEKQNDRLKEFSLENTKNKLIKYIEELKNSGNSIETYIE; from the coding sequence ATGGAAATAAGAGTCGATCAGTTTATATCTAGTTTCTATCCTAAGTTTGCAGAAGGCGCCGTATTTAACGATATACTGGAAACGCAAAAAACATTACGAAATGCCGGTTATATTTCAGATATATTTACAATAGACCCTGAAAAAGATAGTGGCGCCAGGTTTTATTCTAAATATAATTACCGTTCAAAAAACGACATTGTTATTTATCAATATGGTGAAGGGTCTATTTTGACGGATTTTATAATTAAACTAAAAGCCAAAAAAATATTAAGATATCATAGCGTAACCCCGCCTAAATTCCTTAAAGAAACTCCAAAATCCTTATTGGATACTATTGGCGGCAATAAAGATGCCAAATTTCTAATATCCGAAATGAATTCATCTTTTGCTACTTCAGAATATACTAAAACAGAGCTTGAAAATTTTGGTTTTAAGAATATACAGATATTACCTGTTTTTATTGATTTTAATAAGTATAAAAAAACATCAAAAGCTGCTGTTTCGAAGACAACTAAAAATCTTATATTTGTGGGAAGATTAGTGCCAAACAAAAAACATGAAGATATTATAAAAACCTTTTATTATTACCATAAAATTAACCCAAAATCTAATTTATTTCTGGTAGGGGAGTGTAAAAGTTGTCCCCGGTATGTAAATTTTCTAAAGAAGTTAATAAAAGAATTAGACCTTAATAAGAATGTTTGCCTTACAGGCCAAATAACTTTTGAGGAACTTGTAAATTTTTACGGCGTTTCGGATATATTTATATGTATGAGCGAACACGAAGGCTTTTGTGTCCCGTTACTGGAAGCGATGTATTTTACTTTGCCAATCATTGCATATAATTCAACTGCAATCCCATATACACTTGGAAATGCAGGAGTTCTGGTAAATAAGAAAAATTACGCAGAAATTGCGGAGCTTATAGATATAATTTTAACGGATAAAAAATTATATTCGCAAATAGTAGAAAAACAAAATGATAGACTAAAAGAATTTAGTTTAGAAAATACTAAAAATAAGCTTATAAAGTATATTGAAGAATTAAAAAATTCGGGAAATTCCATAGAAACATATATAGAATAA
- a CDS encoding succinate--CoA ligase subunit beta yields MRLYEYEGKMLFKEYKIPVPRSVLIGNISELSELDKVVYPVVLKAQIFVGGRGKSGIIKIVNSYSEAVDEIKGMLGKSVSGYEIKKILVEEKIPISHEFYISATIDRTIHKLLLIVSKEGGMDIEAIAKTSPKSIIKQYVDVGVRPDAYLGRQLASKMGITGNGVVEAGAIISNMYNLFLSCEAKLVEINPLVMTSNGKFIALDSKVDIDEDAMFRHPILKKLGIEARHEVGELTASEQIAKSAGIPYVELDGDIGVFPGGAGFGIASLDLITKFGGKPANFMDSGGAPTQERLQLMIGLLINNPRVKAIFGARFGGISRCDDWAKAVVKYVIENKPSKPMIMRMAGNMEAEGREIFNEAFKEHPDLFKKIKIYKSDTPIEEVIKETIKVAKSL; encoded by the coding sequence ATGAGACTATATGAATACGAAGGAAAGATGTTGTTTAAAGAGTACAAGATTCCTGTACCCCGCAGTGTATTAATAGGGAACATTTCCGAACTTAGCGAACTCGATAAAGTTGTTTATCCCGTAGTATTAAAAGCTCAGATTTTTGTTGGCGGACGCGGGAAATCAGGAATTATTAAAATCGTTAATTCTTATTCCGAAGCCGTAGACGAGATAAAAGGGATGCTTGGAAAATCCGTTTCCGGATATGAAATAAAAAAGATTCTTGTAGAAGAGAAGATCCCAATATCTCACGAATTTTATATCTCGGCTACAATTGACAGGACTATCCATAAACTTCTACTCATTGTTTCAAAAGAAGGCGGTATGGATATAGAAGCTATCGCAAAAACTTCACCCAAAAGCATAATAAAACAATATGTTGATGTAGGCGTTCGTCCTGATGCATATCTTGGAAGGCAACTTGCAAGTAAAATGGGAATTACGGGTAACGGAGTAGTCGAAGCAGGCGCGATTATATCCAATATGTATAATTTGTTTCTTTCCTGTGAAGCAAAGCTTGTCGAGATAAATCCGCTTGTTATGACTTCAAACGGAAAATTCATTGCTCTTGATTCGAAGGTTGACATTGATGAAGACGCAATGTTCAGACATCCTATTCTAAAAAAGCTGGGAATAGAAGCTCGACATGAAGTTGGGGAATTGACTGCTTCCGAGCAAATTGCAAAATCTGCCGGAATACCTTACGTTGAGCTTGACGGAGATATCGGCGTATTCCCGGGTGGGGCAGGTTTCGGCATAGCTTCATTGGATTTGATAACAAAGTTTGGAGGAAAACCGGCTAATTTTATGGATTCCGGTGGTGCGCCCACACAGGAAAGGCTGCAACTTATGATAGGACTTTTAATAAACAATCCACGTGTAAAAGCTATTTTTGGAGCTCGTTTTGGAGGGATATCCCGTTGCGATGACTGGGCAAAAGCAGTTGTAAAATATGTTATCGAAAACAAGCCGAGCAAACCAATGATTATGCGTATGGCAGGAAATATGGAAGCAGAAGGCAGAGAGATTTTCAATGAAGCTTTCAAAGAACATCCCGATTTATTTAAGAAAATTAAAATTTATAAGTCGGATACCCCGATTGAAGAAGTAATTAAAGAAACAATAAAAGTAGCAAAGAGTCTCTAG
- the tsaE gene encoding tRNA (adenosine(37)-N6)-threonylcarbamoyltransferase complex ATPase subunit type 1 TsaE → MKDIIISNSAEETLEFGEKLGKKLKKNTLIALYGEFGAGKTVFVKGIAKGLDCNIDVNSPSFVFMNEYQCKIPLYHIDLYRINKLEDVLSLGLDELFESQGVCVIEWAEKATKLLPAKRIDIKINILDDGNREIEIINR, encoded by the coding sequence ATGAAGGATATAATAATATCAAATAGCGCGGAAGAAACATTAGAATTCGGGGAAAAATTAGGCAAAAAACTAAAAAAGAATACGCTTATAGCTTTATACGGGGAATTCGGAGCAGGGAAAACGGTTTTTGTTAAAGGTATAGCTAAAGGACTTGATTGTAATATAGACGTAAACAGCCCGAGTTTTGTATTTATGAACGAATATCAATGCAAAATACCATTATATCATATAGATTTGTACAGAATAAACAAGTTAGAAGACGTACTTAGTCTCGGGTTAGATGAGTTGTTTGAAAGTCAGGGAGTTTGTGTGATTGAATGGGCGGAAAAAGCAACAAAATTATTGCCTGCCAAAAGGATAGATATAAAAATCAATATTTTAGACGATGGGAACAGAGAAATAGAAATTATCAACAGGTAG
- a CDS encoding radical SAM protein, translating to MKINYFYFKALLYGLLHKYEASHYKKALRFYPYRIGIELTNKCNLDCIHCIEKTGYEKGMMGFDKFKKVFNEFPYALSVSLNGVGEPLLHPQFFDIIRYIKHTRSYVITTIFSNGVLINESMARDIIKSGLSKIHISLDATNSSSHKKIRGTDKFDKVLNNIKTLVELKRKLHSKTPLIGINFILMKENEGELIEFIKLAKELGVDYICEIDSYLFNFGDWKLKGAKPLSFHKKELEEGKQELKKSGIKCMYYPELSKTYDWNKPFICDRFWKEIRVTFNGNVTPGCCIPFAEQYSYGNILESSFKQIWNSEKFIKDRELAREGTAPILICKECIEMTKKYLTL from the coding sequence ATGAAAATAAATTATTTTTATTTCAAAGCTTTATTATACGGGTTATTGCACAAATACGAAGCTTCTCATTATAAAAAAGCATTACGCTTTTATCCTTACCGTATCGGCATTGAACTTACAAATAAATGCAATCTTGATTGCATACATTGTATAGAAAAAACAGGTTATGAAAAAGGAATGATGGGTTTTGATAAATTCAAAAAAGTATTTAACGAATTTCCGTATGCGTTGTCTGTAAGCTTAAATGGAGTTGGAGAACCATTACTCCATCCTCAATTTTTTGACATAATCAGATATATAAAACATACGCGTTCTTATGTTATAACAACCATATTCTCAAATGGCGTATTGATAAACGAATCTATGGCTCGCGACATCATAAAATCAGGGTTATCAAAAATCCATATAAGTCTTGACGCCACAAATTCTTCTTCTCATAAGAAGATACGGGGCACGGATAAGTTCGACAAAGTTTTAAATAACATAAAAACATTAGTCGAATTAAAACGTAAACTTCACAGCAAAACACCGCTTATTGGGATAAATTTCATACTTATGAAAGAGAATGAAGGGGAATTAATTGAATTCATAAAGCTTGCAAAAGAGCTTGGGGTAGACTATATTTGCGAAATAGATAGTTATCTTTTTAATTTTGGAGATTGGAAATTAAAGGGTGCAAAGCCCTTGTCTTTTCATAAAAAAGAATTGGAAGAAGGAAAACAGGAATTAAAAAAATCAGGAATCAAATGTATGTATTATCCCGAGTTATCTAAGACTTATGATTGGAACAAGCCTTTTATTTGTGATAGGTTTTGGAAAGAGATAAGGGTTACGTTTAATGGGAATGTTACGCCCGGGTGTTGCATACCTTTTGCCGAACAATACAGTTACGGGAATATATTAGAAAGCTCTTTTAAGCAGATATGGAACAGTGAAAAATTCATCAAGGATAGAGAATTGGCAAGGGAAGGGACTGCACCAATTTTAATTTGTAAAGAATGTATTGAGATGACGAAAAAGTATTTGACATTATAG
- a CDS encoding M14 family zinc carboxypeptidase: MNLLLFVFLLNNPIKKLVEIPITSKSQVYEINKLKLTIKSVTNYDIQIIADDNELKTLSNAGFHYEVILNDYRESVKKLLAKGTYHSYSALVHELDSIAINYPAITKLDTIGYSVEGRPILGLKISDNAGTEETEPAIRFTGCHHGDEIISAEIVLYLIKQLTDEYSTDSYIKQLVDGRQIWCVPIVNPDGMYSYSRHNSNGVDLNRDYGYMWANDGNSPYPFSQPEPRALKSNAETHNFAISFDYHSVYNVVNCLWDYTPTKPTMDTIMLNLAKDYSDSTGYSIVHGYDWYQVCGSCQDAMYGCNGIIAYTIETPQDADPTPVCVSNASAMLKMIERSGNVGISGIITDSATGNPINARVEIEGIDWKMYTNLSTGFYHIVLLPGTYTLKVSANGYASKEIANIAVGDSITLINVPLLFNNKYYADRLLTIKYTGISNKTLSSASLGPEDNKALSLGTAGEVVLDMGIPIQDSFTVYEGSDSTGNEGYQVLVSNIWQSGFVSLGSGTGTTTFNITSTGLPEARYVKIIDDGNVSNYTTPGFDLDAVESYRLFGVAEKNNYKPNIMLCSNPVVNKLTIKISNSNERNITLKLYNLAGQILAKNIISNGQTSFSIATDKIPSNIYFLKVEGKNWATTKKVIVLH; encoded by the coding sequence ATGAATTTATTATTATTTGTTTTTCTTTTAAATAATCCTATAAAAAAACTCGTAGAGATACCTATTACAAGCAAATCTCAAGTATATGAAATAAATAAACTAAAATTAACAATCAAATCTGTTACAAATTACGATATTCAAATAATAGCAGACGATAATGAATTAAAAACTCTTAGTAATGCAGGTTTTCATTATGAAGTTATTTTGAATGATTATAGAGAGTCTGTGAAAAAACTACTCGCTAAAGGGACTTACCATAGTTATTCGGCGCTTGTGCATGAACTTGATTCCATAGCAATTAATTATCCGGCGATTACAAAACTTGATACTATCGGATATTCCGTGGAAGGAAGACCAATTCTCGGACTGAAAATATCGGACAATGCAGGAACAGAAGAAACAGAACCGGCTATAAGATTTACGGGTTGTCATCACGGAGACGAAATAATTTCGGCGGAAATAGTTTTGTATTTAATCAAACAGCTAACGGATGAATATTCTACGGATTCATATATAAAACAACTTGTAGATGGACGTCAGATATGGTGTGTCCCTATAGTCAATCCCGACGGAATGTATAGTTATTCAAGACATAATTCCAATGGAGTAGATTTAAATCGTGATTACGGTTATATGTGGGCTAATGACGGCAATAGCCCTTATCCTTTTTCACAACCTGAACCCCGCGCATTGAAATCAAATGCAGAAACGCATAATTTTGCGATTAGTTTTGACTATCACTCGGTATATAATGTAGTTAATTGTCTCTGGGATTATACTCCGACAAAACCTACAATGGACACAATTATGCTTAATCTTGCAAAGGATTATTCGGATTCTACAGGCTATTCAATAGTCCATGGCTATGACTGGTATCAGGTATGTGGAAGCTGTCAGGACGCAATGTATGGATGTAATGGAATTATTGCGTATACAATAGAAACTCCGCAAGATGCAGACCCTACACCCGTTTGTGTGTCAAATGCAAGCGCAATGCTTAAAATGATAGAACGTTCCGGAAATGTTGGAATATCAGGGATAATTACGGATTCTGCTACAGGTAATCCTATAAATGCAAGAGTAGAAATAGAAGGAATTGATTGGAAAATGTATACAAACCTTTCTACCGGGTTTTATCATATAGTTTTACTGCCGGGAACATATACATTAAAAGTTTCTGCAAACGGATACGCAAGTAAAGAGATTGCAAATATAGCAGTAGGTGATTCAATAACCCTTATCAATGTTCCGTTACTTTTTAATAATAAATATTATGCGGATAGATTGCTAACTATTAAATATACGGGAATTTCAAATAAAACATTAAGTTCTGCCTCTCTTGGTCCGGAAGACAATAAAGCTCTTTCCCTCGGTACTGCCGGGGAAGTAGTTTTAGATATGGGAATCCCTATCCAAGATAGTTTTACCGTGTATGAGGGATCGGATAGCACAGGGAATGAAGGATATCAGGTTTTAGTATCTAATATATGGCAGAGCGGTTTTGTCAGTCTTGGCTCGGGAACGGGAACTACTACTTTTAATATAACCTCAACCGGTTTACCTGAAGCAAGATATGTCAAAATAATTGATGATGGGAATGTTAGTAATTATACGACTCCCGGGTTTGACCTTGATGCAGTTGAATCATACAGATTGTTTGGAGTTGCAGAAAAAAACAATTATAAACCCAATATAATGCTCTGTTCTAATCCGGTTGTTAATAAATTAACAATTAAAATATCTAATTCTAATGAGAGAAATATAACTTTAAAATTATATAATTTGGCAGGACAAATACTGGCTAAGAATATTATTTCTAATGGACAAACAAGTTTTTCAATTGCTACAGACAAGATTCCTTCTAATATTTATTTTTTGAAAGTAGAAGGCAAAAACTGGGCAACTACAAAGAAGGTAATTGTTTTACATTAA
- a CDS encoding glycosyltransferase, with translation MKILVISNLYPPYYIGGYELRCKDILDSLIKREHLTAGRHVKVTVLTGNYFISGKPKGLDTVEKNNVHRKLHFQDKYPIKVSLKNTIIRELKDNKILRDTIKQTSPDLIYIFNMGGLSKSLLRTIEKYKIPAVYDISDYWLSGEGIMDNWLIYWKQSPELAISRFIKLKFEALITKNFLNKLTKYILPIQSHSFNLNFSYFTSNFLKESYIKSGFNVKNSPVIYCGIPVELIPHKICGPVSGRKPFKLLYVGNITPNKGTLTIIKAISVLTKKTIEVSLDLIGGIDLNYFKEITSLISLEKLPVTYKGKYKREETLKMYKDYDALIFSSVWDEPFSLTLLEGMMAGLPVISTTTGGSSEILKNEENCLTFEPDNANELAQKIELLINDNNMYEKISSNAPKFVKESFTTEKMINKIEDYLKQTLTR, from the coding sequence ATGAAAATTCTTGTTATTTCTAACCTGTATCCTCCATATTACATAGGCGGATACGAACTACGATGCAAAGATATTCTAGATAGTCTAATAAAACGCGAACACCTGACTGCCGGCAGGCACGTTAAAGTTACAGTTCTTACCGGTAACTATTTCATCTCAGGCAAACCAAAGGGATTGGATACGGTAGAAAAAAATAATGTACATAGAAAACTGCATTTTCAGGATAAGTACCCAATAAAAGTTTCCCTGAAGAATACTATTATAAGGGAATTAAAAGATAATAAAATTTTAAGAGACACCATAAAACAAACTAGTCCTGACCTAATTTACATTTTTAATATGGGAGGGTTGAGCAAATCTTTGCTTAGAACAATAGAAAAATATAAAATCCCTGCGGTTTACGATATCTCTGATTATTGGCTCTCCGGGGAAGGAATTATGGACAACTGGTTGATATACTGGAAACAATCTCCTGAATTAGCAATCTCAAGATTTATAAAATTAAAATTTGAAGCCCTTATAACTAAAAACTTTCTGAACAAATTAACTAAATATATTTTGCCTATACAATCACACTCTTTTAACCTAAATTTTAGCTATTTTACTAGCAATTTTCTTAAAGAATCGTATATTAAATCCGGTTTTAACGTTAAAAATTCACCTGTAATATATTGTGGAATTCCTGTAGAGTTAATTCCTCATAAGATATGCGGACCCGTCTCCGGGAGAAAACCATTTAAGTTGTTATATGTCGGCAATATAACACCCAATAAAGGAACTCTTACAATTATTAAAGCAATATCCGTATTGACAAAAAAGACAATTGAAGTTAGTCTGGACCTAATAGGGGGAATAGATTTGAATTACTTCAAGGAGATAACTTCTTTAATTTCTTTGGAAAAATTACCTGTAACATATAAAGGAAAATATAAAAGAGAAGAAACATTAAAGATGTATAAAGATTACGATGCGCTAATATTTTCAAGCGTATGGGATGAACCGTTTAGTCTTACTTTACTTGAAGGAATGATGGCAGGGTTACCGGTTATAAGCACAACTACAGGTGGCAGTAGTGAAATCTTGAAAAATGAAGAAAATTGTTTAACCTTTGAACCCGATAATGCCAACGAATTAGCCCAAAAAATAGAATTGCTGATTAATGATAACAATATGTATGAAAAAATAAGCAGTAATGCCCCTAAATTTGTTAAAGAAAGTTTTACAACGGAAAAAATGATAAATAAAATAGAAGATTACTTAAAACAAACATTGACACGATAA
- a CDS encoding glycosyltransferase family 9 protein, translating into MEKLTDSPLQRMKILVISNFYPPYCLSGYPQADYGKDCKKKIDELTKKGHEIKILTSMYGVNKFCAENQVYRLLSLNIPGQNINKSTFTSLKDNFALKNLLNKFNPDLIYIFNMWGIEKSILLTLKASQKPIVFDIVDYWITDNTSYDNWLFFKNENIKTTILRYISLCLLNMFLKKKFSFNESLGYLNSEELKYAYFCSESLKNKYQEFGFNVYNNPVISNDSVTKIETHLQNVLSPEFPAYVHRSYPKLTNKILVVMPQSFGDVYRTTAILSTMKSIFLEKQIHFMTKKKCFPLLISNPDIEKLIEYPDSFSSPYGCAAFLTLPMSECLIKSYDKIYLPYDKVQIEFITNREQNFRSHINIVELFAKFCDIKKNEIQRPFLSEELIETEHKNFIIIHPATFASTRNWDFFPELVKEIKKYKNIDILQVGWEWDPLIPGCKDCKGLSFGKLATLIKGASLFIGIDSFPAHLAGGINTPSILIFGGSESSFSKPYWGSPTILEPERPKECKFACYSKECLRGKKCINFISIDRVMQEIRRRI; encoded by the coding sequence ATGGAAAAACTTACAGACTCGCCCTTGCAAAGAATGAAAATCCTTGTCATTTCTAATTTTTATCCTCCTTATTGTTTGTCTGGATATCCTCAAGCAGATTATGGGAAAGATTGTAAGAAAAAAATTGATGAATTGACAAAAAAAGGGCATGAAATAAAAATATTAACAAGTATGTATGGAGTAAATAAATTTTGTGCTGAAAATCAAGTATATCGATTGCTTTCATTAAACATTCCTGGTCAAAATATAAACAAAAGTACCTTCACAAGTTTAAAAGATAATTTTGCTCTTAAAAATTTATTAAATAAATTTAATCCTGATCTGATATATATATTTAATATGTGGGGAATAGAAAAATCTATATTGCTTACTCTAAAAGCTTCCCAAAAACCAATCGTGTTTGATATAGTTGATTATTGGATAACGGATAATACTTCTTATGATAACTGGCTGTTTTTCAAAAATGAAAATATCAAAACAACAATTTTGAGATATATAAGCCTTTGTTTATTAAATATGTTTTTAAAAAAGAAATTCTCTTTTAATGAATCTTTGGGGTATTTAAATTCTGAAGAATTGAAATATGCATATTTTTGTAGCGAATCGTTAAAAAATAAATATCAGGAATTTGGGTTTAATGTTTATAACAATCCTGTAATCTCAAATGATTCAGTAACTAAAATAGAAACTCATCTTCAAAATGTCCTGTCACCGGAGTTTCCTGCTTATGTTCATCGTAGTTATCCTAAACTTACTAACAAAATATTAGTCGTTATGCCACAAAGTTTTGGAGATGTTTATCGTACGACAGCCATTCTTTCAACGATGAAATCCATATTTCTTGAAAAACAAATTCACTTTATGACTAAAAAAAAATGCTTCCCCCTTTTGATTTCTAATCCTGATATTGAAAAATTAATCGAATATCCTGATAGTTTTTCTTCTCCTTATGGATGCGCGGCTTTTCTTACCCTCCCAATGTCTGAATGCCTTATAAAGAGTTATGACAAAATTTATCTTCCCTATGACAAAGTACAAATCGAATTTATTACAAATCGTGAACAAAATTTTCGCTCTCATATAAACATAGTAGAACTTTTTGCAAAATTCTGTGATATAAAAAAGAATGAAATACAACGTCCTTTTCTTTCTGAAGAGTTAATAGAAACGGAACATAAAAATTTTATTATAATACATCCTGCTACATTCGCTTCTACAAGGAATTGGGATTTTTTCCCGGAATTAGTAAAAGAGATAAAAAAATATAAAAATATTGATATACTTCAAGTAGGTTGGGAATGGGATCCTTTAATTCCTGGTTGTAAAGATTGTAAAGGATTATCTTTTGGAAAATTAGCCACTCTAATAAAAGGTGCATCTCTTTTTATTGGTATAGATTCATTCCCTGCACATTTGGCAGGGGGAATAAATACCCCTTCTATTTTAATCTTTGGAGGAAGTGAAAGTTCTTTTTCTAAACCATATTGGGGAAGCCCTACCATTTTAGAACCGGAAAGACCAAAAGAATGCAAGTTCGCATGTTATTCTAAAGAATGTCTCAGGGGGAAAAAGTGCATAAATTTTATAAGTATAGATAGAGTAATGCAAGAAATCAGAAGGAGGATTTAA
- a CDS encoding branched-chain amino acid ABC transporter permease has product MLAQQIINGLTVGSVYALIALGYTMVYGILQLINFAHGEIYMLGAYLAIIFVVSIKFSLPIAGLLPLVFLFAMFFTGCYGFTIEKFAYKPLRNAPRLSALITAVGVSIFLQNYVMLTQGAKDKVFSHLISEQINVYFSNFFSKFIPSDGSRLYICGAQIYSLQLVIIITSILLMVLLNLFVTRTKMGKAMRATAQDLKMAHLVGIKVDTVISVTFIIGSILGAAAGVMVAMYYGRVWYYIGYLAGVKAFTAAVLGGIGNIYGAMFGGLILGLTESLAAGLIPGASEWKDVFAFIILILILIFRPQGIFGERIGEKF; this is encoded by the coding sequence ATGCTAGCACAACAAATAATTAACGGGCTTACCGTTGGCAGCGTATATGCGTTAATCGCATTAGGCTACACAATGGTATATGGTATATTACAGCTTATAAATTTCGCGCATGGTGAAATTTATATGCTTGGCGCATATCTTGCTATAATATTTGTTGTTTCGATTAAGTTTTCTTTACCTATTGCAGGTTTACTCCCGCTTGTATTTCTATTTGCCATGTTTTTTACGGGATGTTATGGTTTTACGATAGAAAAATTTGCATATAAACCGCTGCGAAACGCTCCGCGTTTATCTGCATTAATAACTGCCGTTGGAGTATCCATATTTTTACAAAACTATGTAATGTTGACGCAAGGGGCTAAAGACAAAGTTTTTTCTCATTTGATTTCAGAACAAATAAATGTTTATTTTTCTAATTTCTTTTCTAAATTCATACCTTCGGACGGTTCAAGATTATACATATGTGGAGCCCAGATTTATTCTCTTCAGCTAGTAATAATTATCACTTCCATTTTACTGATGGTTTTATTAAATCTTTTTGTCACCCGTACTAAGATGGGAAAAGCCATGCGCGCAACTGCGCAGGACTTAAAGATGGCTCATCTTGTAGGCATAAAAGTAGACACCGTAATTTCCGTTACATTTATCATAGGTTCAATTCTTGGAGCGGCTGCCGGAGTAATGGTAGCAATGTATTATGGACGAGTATGGTATTATATCGGATATCTGGCAGGGGTAAAAGCGTTTACTGCGGCGGTATTAGGCGGGATTGGCAACATTTATGGCGCAATGTTTGGCGGGTTAATACTCGGGTTAACGGAAAGTCTTGCAGCGGGATTAATCCCCGGAGCATCTGAGTGGAAAGACGTTTTTGCGTTTATTATTTTGATTTTAATATTAATTTTCCGTCCACAGGGAATATTTGGAGAGAGAATAGGGGAAAAGTTTTAA
- a CDS encoding class I SAM-dependent methyltransferase: MTIESTNLSAIPETGKYNAKFYKDYYNEINKVTGFGTIDKEKINAILKFVTGDKILDIGCGKGQYASYLNSLGKTAYGADFVKDFLPSGQRKFICGNIMQIPFRENSFDTSILFDVLEHTDDEKALTEAARVTKNRIIVTVPMDCNNWFREFYLIYAHYIDKTHLRYYTEEKINKLFEKCGLKIIALLPHLTVDFARLMISSMEPKGGIINKLVFRLLPYAKFKQVNTAKIIIADKI; the protein is encoded by the coding sequence ATGACTATAGAATCAACAAATCTATCTGCTATACCTGAAACAGGCAAGTATAATGCAAAATTTTACAAAGATTATTACAATGAAATTAATAAAGTAACCGGTTTTGGAACAATTGATAAGGAGAAAATAAATGCGATATTAAAGTTTGTTACAGGAGATAAGATATTAGATATAGGATGTGGAAAAGGACAATACGCTTCTTATCTTAACTCCTTGGGTAAAACTGCTTATGGTGCGGATTTTGTAAAAGATTTTTTACCTTCAGGGCAACGAAAATTTATTTGTGGAAATATAATGCAAATACCTTTTAGGGAGAATAGTTTCGACACTTCTATATTATTTGATGTTTTAGAACATACGGATGACGAAAAGGCATTAACTGAAGCGGCAAGAGTAACTAAAAATAGAATAATAGTAACCGTTCCTATGGATTGCAATAATTGGTTTAGGGAGTTTTATCTTATTTACGCCCATTACATAGATAAAACACATTTAAGATATTACACGGAAGAAAAAATAAATAAACTTTTTGAGAAATGCGGTCTTAAAATCATAGCTTTATTGCCACATCTTACAGTGGATTTTGCCCGGCTTATGATTAGTTCTATGGAACCTAAAGGGGGAATTATCAATAAATTAGTTTTCCGCCTTCTCCCTTATGCAAAATTTAAGCAAGTAAATACTGCAAAAATTATAATAGCAGATAAAATATAA